The Flavobacterium jumunjinense genome includes a region encoding these proteins:
- a CDS encoding CoA transferase subunit A → MINRKVNNVTEALQGIEDGMTIMLGGFGLCGIPENSIAELVNKKTTNLTCISNNAGVDDFGLGLLLHNRQIKKMISSYVGENAEFERQMLSGELDVELTPQGTLAEKCRAAQAGIPAFFTPAGFGTEVAEGKETRAFNGKMHVMEHAFNADFAIVKAWKGDEAGNLIFKGTARNFNAVMAGAGKITIAEVEELVPAGTLDPNQIHIPGIMVNRIFQGEKFEKRIEQRTVRQKS, encoded by the coding sequence ATGATTAATCGTAAAGTAAATAATGTAACAGAGGCATTGCAAGGCATTGAAGACGGAATGACAATTATGTTAGGAGGGTTTGGATTATGTGGAATTCCTGAAAATAGTATTGCAGAATTAGTAAATAAAAAAACAACAAATCTAACTTGTATCTCTAATAATGCAGGTGTTGATGATTTTGGATTGGGATTATTATTGCATAATCGTCAAATAAAAAAAATGATTTCTTCTTATGTGGGAGAAAATGCTGAATTTGAAAGACAAATGCTTTCAGGAGAATTAGATGTAGAATTAACACCACAAGGAACATTGGCAGAAAAATGCCGTGCAGCTCAAGCTGGTATTCCTGCGTTTTTCACTCCTGCTGGTTTTGGTACTGAAGTTGCAGAAGGAAAAGAAACAAGAGCGTTTAATGGAAAAATGCATGTAATGGAACATGCTTTTAATGCCGATTTTGCGATTGTTAAAGCTTGGAAAGGTGATGAAGCAGGTAATTTGATTTTTAAAGGTACGGCAAGAAACTTCAATGCGGTTATGGCGGGTGCTGGTAAAATTACTATTGCTGAGGTAGAAGAATTGGTTCCTGCTGGAACATTAGACCCAAATCAAATTCATATTCCTGGAATTATGGTGAATCGTATTTTTCAAGGTGAAAAATTTGAAAAGAGAATTGAGCAAAGAACGGTAAGACAAAAAAGTTAA
- a CDS encoding gliding motility lipoprotein GldH, giving the protein MILRKNKIILFFIMSVFFISCDEKRVFDEYKEMGGVWKKEDVKRFVFKQEDTINPYNLFLNIRNTNEYPFRNLFVIVNLKQPDNLVKVDTLEYLMTNPDGSLLGEGFSDVKESKLWYQEKFVFKQKGEYVLEVQQALRETGSVSGVEELKGVTDIGFRIEKVK; this is encoded by the coding sequence ATGATTCTAAGAAAAAATAAAATAATATTATTTTTTATAATGTCGGTATTTTTTATTTCTTGTGATGAAAAAAGGGTATTTGACGAGTATAAAGAAATGGGAGGAGTATGGAAAAAAGAAGATGTAAAGCGTTTTGTTTTTAAACAAGAAGATACAATCAATCCTTATAATCTATTTTTGAATATTAGAAATACAAATGAGTATCCATTTAGAAACTTGTTTGTAATTGTTAATTTGAAACAACCAGATAACCTAGTTAAGGTAGATACCTTAGAATATTTAATGACCAATCCGGACGGTTCTTTGTTGGGAGAAGGTTTTTCAGATGTTAAGGAAAGTAAGCTGTGGTATCAAGAAAAATTTGTTTTTAAGCAAAAAGGAGAATATGTTTTAGAAGTTCAACAGGCTTTAAGAGAAACAGGTAGTGTTTCAGGTGTTGAAGAATTAAAAGGAGTAACAGATATAGGTTTTAGAATAGAAAAAGTAAAGTAA
- a CDS encoding penicillin-binding protein 1A, which translates to MATKKKVKNNFSKYIRIFWITFISGFSLIILLFLFASWGFFGAMPTFENLENPDSNVATEIISSDGVVLGKFYAQNRVPIKYEDLPKHLVQALVATEDERFYDHSGIDPRGTIRAVVMLGRDGGASTITQQLAKLLFHGERSKNIFEAIAQKIKEWIIAVRLERQYTKQEIVAMYLNQVDFVNGAIGIRSASKIYFNKEPKDLKVEEAALFVGMLVNPSLHNPRRESRIVMIKDRRNTVLGQMERSGFLTKAKKEELQKTPITLDYKPESHKEGIATYFREYLKVYMKDWTKEHLKEDGSEYDIYRDGLRIYTTIDSRMQKHAEEAVAEHLTILQAKFFAEAKGKKNAPFLKISTDETEAIVKRAMKNSERWRILKEEGKSEGEILKSFDVKTKMKVFSWKGERDTIMTPRDSIIYYKHILQVGMMAMEPQTGHIKAWVGGNNYKHFQYDHVGQGARQVGSTFKPFVYSTAMEQLGMSPCDSIIDGPFTIPKGKWGISKDWSPTNSSGKYMGMVTLKQALANSLNPVSAKLMDRVGPQAVVDMAHDLGVTSEIPVTPAIALGSVEITVKEMVGAFSTFVNQGVYIKPSFITRIEDKNGVILDQLIPESKDVMNKDVAYAIIKLMEGVTQSGTGARLRGGYVNGLTSYKYRFSNPIAGKTGTTQNNSDGWFIGMVPNLAAGVWVGNEDRSAHFRRTLYGQGACMSLPIWGLFMDKCYKDKDLSVSKGAFEKPDKITISVDCSKVVPTVDSTDVEDVDMNQFDT; encoded by the coding sequence ATGGCTACTAAAAAAAAGGTAAAGAATAATTTTTCTAAATACATTAGAATTTTTTGGATAACCTTCATATCGGGTTTTTCATTGATAATTTTATTGTTTTTGTTTGCTTCATGGGGATTTTTTGGAGCAATGCCAACTTTTGAAAATTTGGAAAATCCAGATTCTAACGTGGCAACAGAAATAATTTCTTCAGACGGAGTTGTTTTGGGTAAGTTTTATGCGCAAAATAGAGTGCCAATAAAATATGAAGATCTTCCAAAGCATTTGGTTCAAGCATTAGTTGCTACAGAAGACGAGCGTTTTTACGACCACTCAGGTATAGATCCTCGCGGTACTATTAGAGCAGTTGTTATGCTTGGAAGAGATGGAGGAGCAAGTACAATCACACAACAATTAGCTAAATTGTTATTTCATGGAGAGAGATCTAAAAATATTTTTGAAGCGATTGCGCAGAAAATCAAGGAATGGATTATCGCAGTTCGTTTAGAGCGTCAATATACGAAACAAGAAATTGTAGCAATGTATTTAAATCAGGTTGACTTTGTTAATGGAGCCATTGGAATTCGTTCTGCATCTAAAATTTATTTTAATAAAGAGCCTAAAGATTTAAAAGTAGAAGAAGCAGCTCTTTTTGTTGGAATGTTGGTAAATCCTTCGCTTCATAATCCTCGTCGTGAGTCTAGAATTGTAATGATTAAAGATAGAAGAAATACTGTTCTTGGGCAAATGGAAAGAAGTGGTTTTTTAACTAAGGCAAAGAAAGAAGAATTGCAAAAAACACCAATAACATTAGATTATAAACCTGAAAGTCATAAAGAAGGAATTGCAACCTATTTTAGAGAGTACCTTAAGGTGTATATGAAAGATTGGACGAAAGAGCATTTAAAAGAAGATGGCTCAGAATATGATATTTATAGAGATGGATTAAGAATATATACTACAATCGATTCTCGTATGCAAAAACATGCTGAAGAAGCTGTAGCAGAACATTTAACTATTCTGCAAGCAAAGTTTTTTGCAGAAGCTAAAGGGAAGAAAAATGCACCTTTTTTAAAAATATCAACAGATGAAACAGAAGCAATTGTAAAAAGAGCAATGAAGAATTCTGAAAGATGGAGAATACTAAAAGAAGAAGGAAAATCAGAAGGTGAGATATTAAAATCATTCGATGTAAAAACAAAGATGAAAGTGTTTTCTTGGAAAGGAGAGAGAGATACTATTATGACGCCAAGAGATTCTATTATCTATTACAAGCATATACTTCAAGTAGGAATGATGGCTATGGAGCCACAAACGGGTCATATCAAAGCTTGGGTTGGAGGAAATAATTACAAACATTTTCAATATGATCATGTTGGTCAAGGAGCAAGACAAGTTGGTTCAACATTTAAACCATTTGTTTATTCTACAGCAATGGAACAATTAGGAATGTCTCCTTGTGATTCTATTATCGATGGACCTTTTACGATTCCGAAAGGAAAATGGGGAATTTCTAAAGATTGGTCGCCTACAAATTCAAGTGGGAAATACATGGGAATGGTAACATTGAAACAAGCTTTGGCAAATTCATTAAATCCTGTTTCTGCGAAGTTAATGGACAGAGTAGGTCCTCAGGCGGTTGTTGATATGGCACATGATTTGGGTGTTACTTCTGAAATTCCAGTTACGCCGGCTATTGCATTAGGAAGTGTCGAGATTACGGTGAAAGAAATGGTTGGAGCTTTTAGTACATTCGTTAATCAAGGAGTTTATATTAAGCCTTCTTTTATTACTAGAATAGAAGATAAGAACGGTGTTATATTGGATCAATTAATTCCAGAGTCTAAAGATGTAATGAATAAAGATGTGGCTTATGCTATCATAAAGTTAATGGAAGGTGTAACACAATCGGGTACAGGTGCTCGTTTGAGAGGAGGATATGTAAACGGATTAACGTCATATAAGTATAGGTTTAGTAATCCAATTGCTGGAAAAACAGGAACAACACAGAATAATTCCGACGGATGGTTTATTGGTATGGTACCAAATCTTGCTGCGGGTGTTTGGGTTGGAAATGAAGATCGATCGGCGCATTTTAGAAGAACGCTCTACGGACAAGGGGCTTGTATGTCTCTGCCGATTTGGGGATTGTTTATGGATAAGTGTTATAAAGATAAAGACTTGAGTGTGTCTAAAGGTGCTTTTGAAAAACCAGATAAGATTACAATAAGTGTAGACTGTAGTAAAGTTGTTCCTACTGTTGATTCGACAGATGTTGAAGATGTAGATATGAATCAATTTGATACTTAG